The following proteins come from a genomic window of Sebaldella sp. S0638:
- a CDS encoding alpha/beta hydrolase: protein MKLKKLILTVIVIVFSVISFSAESDDVYEVAKNYPYKDSPLMATVFGTPSKDWYKFNKTKLPKKDHVKAARENIPEILRKWTNYDYNIWIQKEEAPLMIIISGTGSTYDSSLSMYLGMMFNDNGYNVIAISSTSTLPFIVSQGQNNYSGYLKDDIKDVYNILQGIIAKYSDTMKVSDVYVTGYSLGGFQSLLLHEYDSEQKKIGIKKSLLLNSPTDIFKASQILDGYLVKNGIYDAEGIEKYFDSIFQKMLKSKDIKLANFDMNNLPELMKGLDLSDRDLGILTGLLFRVYSANLTFTGDVFNGGGRLVKMDKVPARFDSVTNYFLDGLSISYDEYASEILYPYLIKNGKFSGSYEDFLMTFSMKNSEEFIRTHNDDIIFVTSLDDILIDQQDIAYIRRTFKNRVFFPYGGHTGMLWHAEVDKILLEKLKEE from the coding sequence ATGAAGTTAAAAAAATTGATTTTGACAGTAATAGTTATTGTTTTTTCTGTCATATCATTTAGTGCTGAAAGTGATGATGTATATGAAGTAGCCAAAAATTATCCATATAAAGACAGTCCGCTTATGGCTACTGTATTTGGAACACCTTCAAAAGACTGGTATAAATTTAACAAAACAAAACTGCCTAAAAAAGATCATGTAAAGGCAGCAAGGGAAAATATACCTGAAATATTGAGAAAATGGACTAATTATGATTATAATATCTGGATACAGAAAGAAGAAGCACCGTTGATGATAATAATATCAGGAACAGGTTCTACATATGACAGTTCACTGTCAATGTATCTGGGGATGATGTTTAATGATAACGGATATAATGTAATAGCTATAAGTTCTACAAGTACTCTGCCTTTTATAGTAAGTCAGGGGCAGAACAATTACTCGGGATATCTAAAAGATGATATTAAAGATGTATATAATATTCTACAGGGAATTATAGCTAAATATTCAGATACAATGAAAGTATCAGATGTTTATGTGACAGGATATAGTCTTGGCGGCTTCCAGTCATTACTTCTTCATGAGTATGACAGTGAACAGAAAAAAATAGGAATCAAGAAGTCGCTTCTTCTGAACAGTCCTACTGATATATTCAAGGCATCGCAGATTTTGGATGGATATCTTGTAAAGAACGGAATATATGATGCAGAGGGAATAGAAAAATACTTTGATTCTATATTTCAGAAAATGTTAAAAAGTAAAGATATAAAACTAGCGAATTTTGATATGAATAATCTTCCAGAGCTGATGAAAGGACTTGATCTTTCTGACAGAGACCTTGGTATACTAACAGGACTTCTGTTCAGAGTATATTCAGCTAATCTTACTTTTACCGGCGACGTATTTAATGGCGGAGGCAGACTTGTAAAGATGGATAAAGTGCCTGCAAGATTTGACAGTGTAACGAATTATTTCCTGGACGGGTTGTCTATATCTTATGATGAATATGCTTCGGAGATATTATATCCGTATTTGATAAAGAATGGGAAATTCAGCGGAAGTTATGAAGATTTTCTTATGACTTTTTCAATGAAGAACAGTGAAGAATTTATTAGAACTCATAATGATGACATTATTTTTGTGACGTCATTGGATGATATACTAATAGATCAGCAGGATATTGCATACATAAGAAGAACGTTTAAGAACAGAGTATTTTTCCCGTACGGAGGACATACCGGAATGCTATGGCATGCAGAGGTGGATAAAATATTATTAGAAAAATTAAAGGAGGAGTAG